The genomic segment CTCCCTCTCCGAAGAACAACTGCGCAACAAAACCCAGGAATTTCGTGATCGTCTCGCCACGGAAAAAGAAGACCTCGACGACTTGCTACCTGAAGCATTTGCAGTAGTGAAAGAAGCTTGTCGGAGGCTGGTTGGCACTTCCTGGGAAGTAACGGGACGAGAAGTCACCTGGGATATGGTTCCCTATGATGTACAACTTATCGGTGGCATCGTACAGCACCAAGGTAAAATTACCGAAATGGCGACGGGAGAAGGAAAAACTCTGGTCGCTACGTTGCCACTTTATTTAAATGCACTGGCGGGTAA from the bacterium genome contains:
- the secA gene encoding preprotein translocase subunit SecA (functions in protein export; can interact with acidic membrane phospholipids and the SecYEG protein complex; binds to preproteins; binds to ATP and undergoes a conformational change to promote membrane insertion of SecA/bound preprotein; ATP hydrolysis appears to drive release of the preprotein from SecA and deinsertion of SecA from the membrane; additional proteins SecD/F/YajC aid SecA recycling; exists in an equilibrium between monomers and dimers; may possibly form higher order oligomers; in some organisms, there are paralogous proteins that have been found to be nonessential but do function in secretion of a subset of exported proteins), whose translation is MIGSLFKKLFGDKNERVVKSMWQTVAEINRHFESYSSLSEEQLRNKTQEFRDRLATEKEDLDDLLPEAFAVVKEACRRLVGTSWEVTGREVTWDMVPYDVQLIGGIVQHQGKITEMATGEGKTLVATLPLYLNALAG